A DNA window from Drosophila virilis strain 15010-1051.87 chromosome 4, Dvir_AGI_RSII-ME, whole genome shotgun sequence contains the following coding sequences:
- the RpS28-like gene encoding small ribosomal subunit protein eS28 — MEPSIAPARVVKVLGRVGARGLLTAVRVELLKFPRIQMLRSVKGPVRLGDIIHIEEALEDVWRPM; from the exons ATGGAACCGTCCATTGCCCCGGCCAGAGTCGTTAAAGTCCTAGGTCGCGTTGGGGCACGTGGCCTTCTGACTGCGGTGCGTGTGGAGTTGTTAAAGTTTCCGCGTATTCAAATGCTCAGATCTGTTAAAG GTCCCGTTCGGCTGGGTGACATAATCCACATTGAAGAAGCTTTAGAGGATGTTTGGCGACCAAtgtaa
- the LOC6634385 gene encoding cytoplasmic dynein 2 light intermediate chain 1, giving the protein MQTICFYVMRLPQFLYKLHAKMQKMFEKGNENSLSAAGSIQEIAGRLAEEQERLRQLEAASTAPKERTLFVLGSKGVGKSTAINKFFDRDEHTTRPTMALEYSYGRRTGTGRSAQVLNVWELGSLDNAEQLLEVPMRTHGLQQLSVFVVIDLSQPQRVWADVERAYKGLRDTAQRLMQLAAPQLREDMERRSLERVKHVKQDLGTLDLLPFPVVLVGGKYDVFMDFEPALKKHICRCLRSMAHLVGGAVLFYSQSVPKLAKVLRDTISHLGFGSPTNPFRAHVTDYNEALSIWFGTDSWSQIGIGESDRLSVERIGATLSVQVPQLQLEKQKQELPQDPARDVGFRESLIDDLRAHKDEELAAIMRDLTLRGKFESVHG; this is encoded by the exons atgcaaacaatCTGTTTCTATGTCATGCGTTTACCACAGTTTTTGTACAAGTTGCATGCGAAAATGCAGAAGATGTTTGAGAAGGGCAACGAAAATAGTTTAAGTGCAGCTGGCAGCATACAGGAGATCGCCGGTCGCTTGGCGGAGGAGCAGGAACGCCTGCGCCAATTGGAGGCAGCCAGCACTGCGCCCAAGGAGCGCACATTGTTCGTGCTGGGCAGCAAAGGTGTG GGCAAATCGACGGCtataaacaagttttttgatCGGGATGAGCACACGACACGCCCGACGATGGCCTTGGAATACAGTTATGGTCGCCGCACGGGCACCGGCAGATCTGCCCAGGTGCTGAACGTGTGGGAGCTGGGATCACTGGACAACGCGGAACAGCTGCTGGAGGTGCCCATGCGCACACATGGACTGCAGCAGCTGTCCGTCTTCGTCGTAATCGATCTGTCCCAGCCGCAGCGAGTCTGGGCGGACGTGGAGCGCGCCTATAAGGGACTGCGAGATACGGCCCAGCGGCTGATGCAGCTGGCAGCGCCACAGCTCCGTGAGGATATGGAGCGACGCTCCTTGGAACGTGTGAAGCACGTCAAACAGGACCTAGGCACACTGGACTTGCTGCCCTTTCCCGTTGTGCTCGTGGGCGGCAAATACGACGTCTTCATGGACTTCGAGCCGGCCCTGAAGAAGCACATTTGTCGCTGCCTCCGCTCCATGGCGCATCTTGTCGGGGGCGCCGTGTTGTTCTATTCCCAGAGTGTGCCAAAACTGGCCAAGGTGCTGCGAGACACCATCAGCCATCTGGGCTTTGGCAGTCCCACCAATCCGTTTCGCGCACATGTCACCGACTACAATGAAGCCCTCTCCATTTGGTTCGGCACGGACAGTTGGAGCCAGATCGGCATTGGAGAGTCTGATCGCTTGAGTGTGGAGCGCATTGGTGCGACATTGAGCGTGCAGGTGCCACAATTGCAGCTGGAGAAACAGAAGCAGGAATTGCCACAGGATCCGGCCAGGGATGTCGGCTTTAGGGAATCGCTAATCGATGATCTGCGTGCACACAAGGACGAGGAGCTGGCCGCCATTATGAGGGATCTGACACTGCGCGGAAAATTTGAAAGTGTGCAcggctaa
- the Gdi gene encoding rab GDP dissociation inhibitor alpha: MNEEYDAIVLGTGLKECILSGMLSVSGKKVLHIDRNKYYGGESASITPLEELFQRYGLEPPGEKFGRGRDWNVDLIPKFLMANGQLVKLLIHTGVTRYLEFKSIEGSYVYKGGKIAKVPVDQKEALASDLMGMFEKRRFRNFLIYVQDFREDDPKTWKDFDPTKANMQGLYDKFGLDKNTQDFTGHALALFRDDEYLNEPAVNTIRRIKLYSDSLARYGKSPYLYPMYGLGELPQGFARLSAIYGGTYMLDKPIDEIVLGEGGKVVGVRSGDEIAKCKQVYCDPSYVPDKVRKRGKVIRCICILDHPIASTKDGLSTQIIIPQKQVGRKSDIYVSLVSSTHQVAAKGWFVGMVSTTVETENPEVEIKPGLDLLEPIAQKFVTISDYLEPIDNGLDSQIFISESYDATTHFETTCLDVLNIFKRGTGETFDFSKIKHELGDEDQ; this comes from the exons ATGAATGAGGAATATGATGCGATAGTTCTGGGAACTGGCCTGAAGGAGTGCATATTGAGCGGCATGCTCTCAGTTTCGGGCAAGAAAGTTCTGCATATTGATCGCAACAAATACTATGGCGGCGAGTCGGCCTCCATTACGCCGCTGGAGGAGCTGTTCCAACGGTATGGATTGGAGCCGCCAGGCGAGAAATTTGGGCGTGGTCGTGACTGGAACGTAGACTTGATTCCTAAGTTTCTGATGGCGAATGGCCAATTAGTAAAACTGCTGATACACACGGGCGTTACCCGTTATCTGGAGTTCAAGTCTATTGAGGGCAGTTACGTTTACAAGGGTGGAAAAATTGCCAAAGTGCCGGTGGATCAAAAAGAGGCCCTGGCATCTGATCTCATGG GTATGTTTGAAAAGCGGCGCTTCCGCAACTTCCTGATCTATGTGCAGGACTTCAGAGAGGATGACCCAAAGACCTGGAAGGATTTTGATCCAACTAAAGCCAACATGCAGGGCTTGTACGACAAGTTCGGGCTTGACAAGAACACGCAGGACTTTACAGGCCATGCCTTGGCGCTGTTCCGTGATGACGAGTATTTGAACGAGCCGGCTGTTAACACCATACGACGAATTAAACTATATTCGGACTCGCTGGCGCGATATGGCAAATCGCCATATCTATACCCCATGTACGGCCTGGGAGAGCTGCCACAGGGCTTTGCTCGTCTCTCGGCTATCTATGGCGGCACTTACATGCTAGACAAGCCGATTGACGAAATTGTTCTGGGCGAAGGCGGCAAGGTGGTGGGTGTCCGCTCAGGCGATGAAATTGCCAAATGCAAGCAGGTGTACTGTGACCCCAGCTACGTGCCCGACAAG GTGCGCAAACGTGGTAAGGTAATACGATGCATTTGCATCTTGGACCATCCGATAGCAAGCACTAAGGATGGCCTCTCCACTCAAATCATCATTCCACAAAAGCAAGTTGGTCGCAAATCGGACATTTATGTATCGCTGGTCAGCTCCACTCACCAGGTGGCAGCCAAGGGTTGGTTTGTGGGCATGGTCTCGACTACAGTAGAGACCGAGAATCCCGAGGTGGAAATCAAGCCTGGACTGGATTTGCTGGAACCGATTGCACAAAAGTTCGTCACCATTTCTGACTATTTGGAGCCAATCGACAATGGGCTCGACTCACAGATCTTTATCTCGGAATCGTATGATGCCACTACACACTTTGAGACCACTTGCTTGGATGTTCTAAACATTTTCAAGCGCGGAACTGGCGAGACGTTTGACTTCTCTAAAATTAAACATGAGCTCGGCGATGAGGATCAGTAA